TTCGTAAGGttagataaaattaaaaaaataaattagttatATTAATTAGTTATACGATCTCGAGTTTGCTATAAACGATGacgattggttttttttttgtttgggtgtATGTTCGGTTTCAGCATAATGCTCTTCACTGTGATGAATCTTACGATGCGCCATGTAAGAACACATGTACCTTTCAATACCAAGGCttgtttgatcgtttttttcctgttcatTTAGTGCCTGTGATAGATTCGCTGTTTATATTAGTAGGATACGGCCACTGCCTGACTGAATGTGCCAGAGTCTTATCAGCACCAGCAAAACAACCTCTTCTGATTTCCTTACGATTATCCTTCTGTACTGTTCTGTTGATTGAGGAGTTTGATGTAGCGTCTTTCGATTGACGACTATATGTACATGTACATAAGATAGcttgcgtgtgtttttgagAGAATTTGTCGATGTTAGTTGTGTACTTCAATCTTACATTCCAtgttatttgaatttattatttctgcCGTGCTTCGGAATCTGAATCCGAGAGAGGGGGGCGAGACCTGGCTCAGACATCCGCCGTTCGCGATGTTATGCTGGGAGATCGTGAGTGTATGACGACGCGGTGACCGTTTTTCGTCACGAATCCGTCACTCTCCACCAGAACGGCCGTCTGGCGGCCTTGAGGATCGCCGTTACTATCCGGTGATTCCTTTGATGATAGACTATGATCCACTACACCTATGTTCGCCTGAGAACCGCCGAGAATTCCTTTACTTTTACCACTACCAGGGGTGCCAACGCCACCGCCTATGCTGCCACCGGCGATCTGGCTACCATTGTCTCCACTACCTATTGCAGCTCCACCGCTACCGTCGTTATCATTGCCATTGCCACCATCGTTTCCGTTATCACAGGCATCTATTTCAAGATCGTCTCCGGTGGAACCGTCAGTTCCACCGCCATGACGCTGCTTGTAGCGTTTCCATGCGTGTTGTATCAGACGGGCACAGTATTCTTCGCGTTGCCTCCAGAGCGTGGACGACACCGGTTCGTAACCCACTTCGTCCGGACGCTGTTGTACCTCACCCAACTCTGCCGTCTCTTCGATAGGATTTCCTTTCCGAGCGAAAAAGTCTTTCGTCAGTGCGTCCAGGATATCGACACAGAACATCATATCGCCACGGCAGATAGGAATATCCATCGAAATAATTTTGTAACGGTTCGGTTTATGTATCTGGAGGGGCGGTTCCAGCACGTCCAGAAAGTCTGATAGTTGATCGTACCGAACGTATTGTGTACCGTCCGGATCAAACTGTTGCCATATTTCGTAGTACATATCGTAGTCGTCGTCCGTCAAGCCCTCCTGCACGTCTTCCGTTGCTTGGGAATAGTTTTCGAGAATAACAGCGATGTACATGTTGATGACGATAAGAAAACTTATTACTAGATACGCCAATAGGTACGTTATGCCGATCGTTGATGAGCCACAATTTCCCGGGTAGCCTTTATCATTGTCCGGTGGTAGACAGTCTTCTTCGTTGATAATACCATCTAGCACACCATCCCAACCGGCTGAGGTGGACATCTGGAATGTGTAAATACCGAACATATAGGGGGGAatgaggtgtgtgtgtgtgtttttttttttcacgagCATATTTGCAAACAGTGTCTAACCTGAAACAGCAAGATCATACTCTGGCCGAAGGTTTTAAAGTTGTACACATCATCCAAGCCACTCTTATCCTTGACGTGCATGAAGAATGACATcccaaaaatggcaaaaatgaaCATCACCAAAAACAGTAGCAGACAGATGTTAAAAAGTGCAGGCAGCGACATAGCTAACGCAAACAGCAACGTCCGTATACCCTTGGCACCCTTCACCAAACGCAGTACACGGCCCACTTTTGCAACTCGCACGACTCGCAGAAGCGTTGGAGATACAAAATATTTCTCAATAAGATCACTTAAGACAAGACCTGGTATGGGTAAAAACACAACGAGACGATACGGAGTAATTAAAACATCGCATCGAGGAAGGTAGCAAAAACTAGTGAATGACCGCACTTACCTAAAATGGAAAGAATGACCACAACGAAATCAAACAGATTCCACGGTTCGATAAAGTAATGGTATCGTAGGGCGAAGATCTTCATCAAACATTCACTGCTGAAAATGCAGATGAATATCATATTCAAGTAGTCTAGCACCGCGCTAAACGTTTCTGATTGTTTGTAGTGATCCAGCGTCATGGTTAACATATTGAAGCCGATGAACAACATGATGATCATGTCGAACTTTTTATTCGTCACTATTTCGAACACTATTGCTTGCGGGCGCCACTGTAATGAAATGGAGCGAATTAGTGTGTTACGTCGTGGAATGCAGCATGTACTTTACTGCTTACCCTTGGTCGAGGGATTGCCTTGAGTGGTTTCTTCGATCCCATCTTCTTCATGGCATTGTAGTACTTTTTCTGATCTTCCGTCATGAACATTTCCAGTGATCCTCCggctttctttttctgttcatTGAAGTTATCAATAATCACACCGATGAAGAGATTCAGTGTGAAGAACGATCCGAAGATAATGAAGAACACAAAGTACAGATACATGTAGATGTTTGTTTCCCGTATAGGCTGTTTGCCGACCTGTAAAGTAACAGCAAACGATGGGATTAGCtcatttacaaagaaaaaacgaccTCTCTACAGCACATACGTCACGGGAATCAATGGCATCGTTCATGATTTGTATCCATCCTTTGAATGTCGCTACTTGAAATAGACACAAATACGCTTTACCGACGTGATCGAAGTTCATCGGTGAGTTTTCCCATGTATAATTTTCGGCTTTGCACGCATTTACATCCGGAATAATTTCGTGAggtaatgttgttttatttttatccacaCACTATCATACgaagaaacgaaaccaaaTGGATTAGCATGAGAATATTGTTCTAATGGGGATGAAGTACAGCAGTCGCAATACCTTGAAGTATTTTCCAGCAAATAATTGCACTCCCATAATAGCAAATATCAGCCAGAATATCAAACAAACCAGCAGCACGTTGAAGATGGACGGTATAGCTTGAACCAATGCATTCACGACGACCTATACATACACGTACGATTGATTCAATTGTACAGTTGATTCAAACAATAAAgagaataaaacattaataaaattcGTGTAAACGAACCAATCTCTTGCTATGATTCTTAGATCGTTTCATTTGAAAAAGGGAATAGCCCAGCTTTGTTGACCATGCAGTGAACAGAATAAGCGCAATACAGCCATGAACATCTATTTATAAAGCGGTAcaaagtttcaattttttcaattaCCACACAGTTAGTTACCATTttaaaactcataaaaaacaGTTCTGTTGGTAACGAACTGTtggaaagcataaaaacaaagaatcttaaacgcaaacaaaactgtttggcaattgaaaaaattgaaacataaagGCAACacatttcataaaacattattaGCTGATGAGCTGATGTGTATAGTATTTGAGAATAcagttgcaaacaaaaattgtactaagagaaatatttttacagaAAATTTTAAGCTAATGATATAATTCACACCCAATCTGGtctaacaatttttttccacttttattACAATATTGCGTGTTCTACAACCATCTAAAATACTACGTTTATGTTTGTATATACATGATGTGTACTGCATAGCTATGACACCAAAGTACACTTAGCGCATTTGATACACAAGCAAAACACATATCATTCCGCAAGTGTGAcagtgttacaaaaaaaaactgtaatcAAATGAGGCAACAGTTGATAATGCAAACAATACTGGTAAGCGCAATCACAATACTCCTACTCATGAAATATTCAGATGCAGCGTGATGAAGTAATGGCCATAAAGAGCTCTAAAAATATAACTAAGTATATATACGTATATAGAATCTGATTTATAGTAACATAGTCTACTTCAGTTGTTATGATTCAAAAATAACTAACACCATGTAAGAATAATCTAGAAAGAGTAGTATAAGGATAGCGCGATtggttgttgatgatgttttcgtaCTGGTTTGATGCTTAAAACCAAATGTAAGTAGTGCAAATCGATATGTAAAATGACTGTTTTGCTCTATTTGATGCTTTTGGTTTCGAAACTAATTAGAGTAAAGTAAATACTTTGAAGTTACGTACCCTCATTCCCTGCATACGGGACATGGCACGTAGCGGTCTCAGGGCTCTAAGAGTTCGCATGGTTTTGAATGCTTGAATACCACCCGCTCCACAAAGTGAAGCAACGAAGTTTATTAATGATACCTAGGAAAAGCATGGGTCAAATCGAGTGAGTATTTAATGGTTGATGATCGTAAAATTGAACTGTAACCGCCCGTAACTTTTGTTGTCTCCATATGATTGAgctactctttttttatgtgtttgttaTTGAATTATTGTGTCGAGAACATGTGAAGtaaagaaattttgttttcttatttctaatttgcattcaaactGATAAACATAATTGTAATGACGCTTCCTAGGTATTTAGTGTGTATGTAATTTGTTAACGCaatgaaataatcatttttaaatgtattgataaaattcatgttgttttaattgtgtaataataataaaaacaaacaatgaacAATCAATAATGATGAAAACGTTGCTTGTTAGAGTGTACAAATACTCCATAACGATTTCTTATTTAAATTGGCATTGATTTGCTCCGTCACTGGAGCTAAACATTGACTAATTTTCATTGGCCGAGTTACTTCTTAAGCAAAACtgtgtaatatttatttaaaatagtgAACAACAATATCAAAGTTGTATTTAACCGTACGATATCATTACTTAACGCCAGTGAATGGGCATCTGTTTAAGTTAAAGTCACTGTAAGTATTTGCAAATTAACGTAAGTtcaacgaaaaagaaagaaaacaaccatTATAAGTAAAAGAACGTACACAATACATAAAATTGACATCGACACATACTAAAGCGACTGTTTTGCATCAGCTACATGTATAACACGTACGGCAGCGTCTAAAAGGCACGAAAagtcattttgtttgctttcaatttaATCTTGTCTAACCACAAAGTTTATGAAGGAAGattgagtttttgtttgtgtcttAGATCATGATCATCACGCACAACATTCAACATGTCATTCCTTGTATCGGTTTATCTATAGTCAATCCATATGTATTTACAACTGCGACCTCAGACTGCGtgattttcaacattttcataaGCCCTTACTAGGCTCGGTAGTATTGCTAGGTTTGCTCTTAGCTGATCATGTTTGATATTTGTGGTAGTAACTTggtatttattaataattgttACGTTGTTGTACACAAATGGTTACAACATCTGTTTCAAAATCCAAAGGATGGTAATCaatcttttcctttcactATGCCATAAATAAAATCGTAAAACCAGTAATTAGTGCCGTCTTTTCATATTGTTTTATAAGTTTGAAATTATGctgtacaaaacaaatcatttgtgAGTGTAAATGTTGAAACAATATGATGTGCTTCGattaaatttcacatttttcagTTCATTAAAAAGGATATACAATGCTAAGCTTTTGCAaacgttcttttgtttttttttctcaaatgtCTATCAACGACTAACAATAGAGGTATTTCTTGCAACATAAATACTGGATACTAAAACGGAAGAAGTACAGGTAaatagaaatggaaatgggttattttataacgaaaaataatcaatttgtttggttgtttgtcATTTACAGTGTTTCTCAAACGTTCCACATCATTTAGGGTTTATATTAACGTTTTCGTCAGAAACGCAAACAATTATGGCGCACTGATTCTGCATGAACGTTTTACAAATGTTAGAAAGTTGTACATTTTCACACTTAAGAAGAATCCGTTACAGAAAGTGTTCCGTTATACTAAACATCGAATATTACACATTGTAGACTGTAAGCTGCGTTAAACGTTTTGCTTAAACGCATATAAACCAGCAACGCGAACAAAAGATAGATAGATTGACAGATTGGTTCTTTGGACAAACTTTTTGAAGAAATACAGCACACGTCTATACAAACATAGAGAAGACTACAAGGAAGAAATAGTAGATAACAGTCGTGTTTCGTCAGTTAGAATGTAGGAGATTGAAGGAAGAACAAGATAGCTTCCACGAACAATGTCACTGCACAAAGTGGTACACCATCAAAGCCCAGAGAGGTAGAGTGCCTCTTTAGCAATCAAAATGTACGCAAGTGAACCAAGTGCCTTGGTACTTACTCTCATACCCTCCCAACGTGATACGGCACGAAGCGGGCGTAAGGCGCGCAGTGTACGCATCGAACGGAACGCTGGAATATCGGCCGCTCCCACCCAGATAGCGGCAAGGTTTATCAGCGATAGCTAAGGGGAAAAAATCATTGAACGAAGGAAAAGATACGCAATGAAACGGAAATCAACGAAAGATAATTAGCAGGAAGATGCACTAAACGCAATCATCTTAATTTAACCGATACACATATATCACACATTGTGTGTTTACTTATCTTAATTATATATAATTGGTTAATATGTTACAAGACTAATTTGCTTAGGTAATTGTTTTCCCTCTATTGCTGTTTGTGTGATTGTGTGAGAAACTATGGCTAAAGTAATTATTGTTAACTATGATTGTTTTGCTATGTATTATGATATGGAGATAACAGAATTATATGAGGGTCCAGTCAATGGTTTTCACGACGCACAGGACGATTATACTCACCATTACGATAATAAAATCAAGCCAACACCAAGCATTCGTAAAGTATACTTTAAAACCTAAAGCTAACCATTTGATTAACatctctaaaaaaaatatcactgTGAATATTCGGTCCATATAATAAAGGATATCTTGCAGGATTGGGCGTTGTGGAAGATGTACATCTTCGAGAGCCTGTAGGGTTGCAGAAAGAAGCAGAACAAACGATCATATCAAACGCAAAGTCAGAGGAATTAATCTCATCAATCGTTGGAAGAGCAGGAAGTCCGATCGTCAATTGCTCGTGACACACTTACCAATGCTAAGCTACTAAGCAAAATCATAGTAATTACAGCAGTCTCGAAGTACTTGTTCTCAATCAGCTGGAACGTTTTGAGACGTAGGTTTGCCCAGCCCTGCCAAAACGGAGCATCATCGTCTCCAGCGAGCACTGGGAACTTTTTATAGCAATTATCCGGGCAGCAGTCCGCCGGTGAATCTTCGATCACTTCATCCTCCTCGGCGTGAATAATAAGCTCACCATCTAGCGGACCTTCTTCGCCTTCGCCTTCGTCATCGAGCTCTGGACAAGTGAACAGAACATTTGTAGTGTGTGAAAGAAGGACTTTTCATTCGCACTGGGAACGTCGGTACATACCTTCGTCAATTCCTAAATCCTCCTTGCTGGCATCACGTTTTTCTTCGCCCTCCATCGTTTCGGCGCTGCCTTTGTGGCTTTCGTCCTTGAATGGGCGATTTTTGTGACTGCCATAAGATTTGATACTGGCAGTATCATCGTCCTGCAAGGACACGCCTCTATGATTCAGTTCATGTTCTAATTTATTATCTTGATGATTACTAATAGAATTGCCTATCACCTAATTATCAAGACATAATACACACATAATGAGATTAATGTTTTGCTTAGCagctaaagttttttttgtagtaaagTGAATGAGTGTGTGTATAAAAACTGTCAGGATGCAGACAAAATGAGTTCATGTGCCGTAGTGGTTAAAATGAAATGGGTAAACTGTGAGGAAGTTTTGATGAACAATATGACAAAACGGAAATCTCAAACCCATACTAAACAGAATCTATGAATGGATGCGAAAGTGCGAAAGTATCGATAGAAAGAAGTACGTACCTTTGAGTTGTTCATGATctgcttgtttttctttgccttgTTCTTCAGATCACCGTGAATGGTAAATTCCATTCCATCTCCTATTGCTACTTCCAGCTGGTTGTGTTCCTTGATGCCTTTCTTCAGCAGCCCATCAGCCAGTATGTCATCTGGAGTAAGTTCCAGCTCATTTTCACCATGTTCTGCAGATATACATGGACATACTCCTTTGCCTAatgcatgtgttttttgtttgtttgtatatttgtttgtttgtgtgtcatGATTCAGTTTCCATATGGACGGTTGTGCATAATTTTCACATATTCATACGGTGGTACCATATTATGTTTTCGTTATGATTtcaaatggaataaattacCATTGGTATAATATAATTTCCAATCGGTGGAATCCAAAATAAGTCGAGCAAGAGAAGAACATCGGAAGTTTCACAAATGGCATATGGCATAGTATTCCATTTTACGCAGTTTGTTTCAATGTGCAGTTAGCATAGGAACATTTATAATATAGAAGTAGATAAATCGAGAGAAAAAATTGATACACTTGAATTAAGAATCGCTTGTTGGTACACGGATATTTTAAATAtcagagcacacacacacacacatacacacatagacatttcatcaaaatacaacaaagaaatgcaaacaacctttttcaatgcaaacaacgacaacgacaacgaTGTCTACTATCATCAGGAAAGTACCACAATcaggaaagaaaatacaagCGTGGCAAAACACATACTATTTTGGGGAAGAACAGTAGGTAAACACAACACGAACAATACATTTACAGTTTACTGTACAAATCATCGAAAGTAGTAGGTATTGGTATTTTGCGTAAAAATATCAACACGATCAAAACCTGCGTTATTATGTATGTAAATTAATGTTCCCTCAAATCAAACAGCTTTAAATTCCAGAATTATTCATAAATCAAATGGAATTGGAGCTATATCCTTAATAGCCACTGTCACTGTTGGTGCAACCAACAAGAATGAGAAAGCTTAGTAGTACTATAGGTAGTAGTTAGCTTAACTTGCTCcgttaaacagggtaagattACAAGCTATTCCGCGAAAGTAGCTTTGACACGACTGACAAAACGTTCGCAAATTAATAATATCTTTAGTAAATTGCAAACTGCTTTTTTAAaactctttttctcttttaaaacaatgttGTTTAAGAGTGAGTGGGtaggaagtttatttattttttttttaataattgcgTTATCATGCTATTTAAAAGTTGTAGTGTACTCAAAATCATAATAGATAATTATCTTTCTCtataaaatgcttcaaatattCCGAAGCTATTTTGTAATATTACAAGGACACAATCAAACATCGAATTACCTTAAGCGAGACACTAACCAACGATACACATATGCTCGAAAAATTTTCGGTTTTAcgtctttttttagtttttttttcttcataacaCACAAACGTATTAACAATACATGATGAATTACTACCAAACTAGCAACAGATAGTATACAGCTCTATTACTACTTTCGGTAGAAGGATAAAATCCACTTTTAACGATGCTAATCAAATGGAAAATTGCTAACACTAAACGAAACACACTTTCGGGGAATATTTGAcatggttttaaattttggacACTGATTGTGCCACACCAATTCAAGCAAGTTtcttatattatattatattatattacatTGTAGATGCGCAACTACTatcctgctttttttttaattcatgcaTTTTTAGATTAAATGGTGAACCAGCTGCCTATTTTTAAAACCTTGCGTAAATCTCGAAATTCGATCTTTTTTGATGACGGTAATAGGATGGCAGGATGTTTGGAAAACACTGCATTTTGAAGTTAACGATACTATTACGAGTTGGTGTTACTCGTAACAGAAAACATATAACTGCTACGGTTAAATATGCTGCATAATATTTACGATGTGCGATTTCCGCTAAACGTATCACTGGGTATTTGTATTAATTAGATATCTTAAAAGTTTGTAGGTCTAGTTTACCAGAAACTTTACGTTTGCTCGGATAGTTacaaatttgcaaataaacgGAAATTAAGTTGCGCACCTACTATGTAAATTTTAAGATAGAAATGTAACATTCAGTTTATTAAGTTTTGTTAAACTTTAATGTCATACGTTTTATATCTAAACCAATTACAAAAGATGTATCGATCGCTTCACTCATTGCATCCGATAGCACATTGATGTCAAACAACCCCGAAATTATCACAAATCAGCAACCTTTGGTGGGATTCTGGTTGGAAACTATCTACACTACGGTGGGCAATACAAAATAAACTTAAGTTTGATCGCACACTAGCGCTAATATTAGTAGCGGTAGTGTAAGTGGATAGTAACCTTCTTCCTATTACAAAGCAAGGTGTATTTGCTTACCTGTAGGTTGCACCGATGCTATTTGACtcgttaatttgtttttcacaaaCTTGAGTGCATTTGCTATGTTCGCCTTGATCCAATTAGAAAAGCGTGATATTCTGTTAAACGCTTCAGCGATCTTGTTGGTCTCGTTGTCTGCCGTTGGTGCGGACAGGGATGAAGAACCGAAATTTGACAAAAGCAAAGCTAAGAAAAGATTAAGAACCTGCAAAATAGAGTCATTGGTGAACTATGGGTGAACACTCACGACTATGCAAATGCTAGGTTACTTACGACTAAATTTCCTATTACTACCGTAGCCAGGAAAAATGGTATGCATGACACATCGCCAACAAGCATACAGTCCCACATGGATTCGATCCATTCACCGCACAGCACACGGAACACAATCATAAAGGAATGCATGAAATCGGTAAAATTCCATCTTGGCAGATCTTGGTCTGGGAACAGATGCACATTATCTGGAAGAATTTATTTCGAAtagaattgaagaaaaatacgAACGATGCGCGATTAGGATTAGGCGTTCACCAGCACTCTAAGAAAAATGTGAAAGCACTTGATTTACAAATAATCCGCGTGGAGAAGCTAGCAGATTGCAGATTATCGAGGCATTTGTAAGCTGTTTCTAGAGCTCTTGTTGTTCTAAAAGCTTGTCGTttaatttgttgttattttgttttgtttagcaaaCAATGGTATGCAAGACAGTAACCAGCGGACATTGAACAGTCTAGTACATGTTCGCTGTAAATCAGAACAAAATACCAAATGCAAGAAAATAGCGACTGATTTAAATACGATCGTTGAAGTCTCTGGCACTCAAATGAAATTATTGTAGTTTTACACAAATTTATACGGATGCATCGACCTTAAACCTTTGTGTTTAGTGATCAGATAACAAATAACGACacaattgtaaataatttagGTGACACATTAGCAGTCATAGATTTTCTTACAAATgataaaaagttataaattGTAATTGATTTGCAAGGCGCATATTTGAACATAAAGCAATATGTTTAAGAAACAATGGATATTGTACGCTAAATACTCTACCTTCAGTCTTATTCATTGTTTCATCTCTAGTCTTTCGAATTATGTTTCTAGTCTTTTTACGAATGTACAACCATTTGAGGGGCTTCATTGAACTACATTAGAActattattttgcaaaagcaTAGCAAAAGCACCCTTCAGCTATTGTACTATTATGTACTATGGAAGTGGTAAGCACTGGCCACCGTTGAAAATACCATTCACAATCAACTATTTTCCATGCTCTTGCCAAATCTCACTAGTATGTAGTGTAATGTGTACATTTATACAAAATGGTTCGGAGTGAACGAATTTTGCGCACGTAACGATTGCCTTGTTTTTTCCGCTGTGATTTATGGTTGTCTTGTACGATGCTTTCAATCACAAAGTGTTTTGCGCCATTGCAGAGCTAGCTACTTACCGACATAGTTCTTTCCGAACAGCTGCATTCCCATCACGGCAAAGATGAAGATGATAATGCAGAGCACGAACGTCAGATTACCTAACGCTCCCATCGTTCTGCCCATGATGGAAATGAGTAAATTCAGCGTTGGCCAGGATTTGGCGAGCTTAAAGACTCgaagctgttgttttttttgtttcaaatgatTTGCGTGTAACGTAAGTTTTAGGTTTTTATTGTGGTAGATGATGATGCGTCAGATCGCAAAATAAAATGAGTTTTAATTTGTACagtttttaatgcgaaatggttTTGAGTATGCGTACGATAGCGATGTTGTTGATGCATGTTATGGTATAtgtgtttgttgcattttttttaattttttcgcaAGAAGTGTATAAATTACATACGATTAAtgtgagaaagaaaagaaccatgaaaaagaagaaagagagaaaaagagagatagTAGAGAAAATTGGCAAGTAatagaaagcatttttttcatcaaccGTATGTTTTCTTATAACTATCAGAACAAGTCAATATTCCTTTCAGTGATGTTCCTTCGTGTTAGGGATCATGGGAgagtagtatttttttttattattgtatttATCCAGTACAGTGGTAAACCCTACCATGCTGTTTCATCTAAATACATCCACTAATTGCAATCGAATACTTCTATGGCTTATGCAAGTATTCGTATAGATCCATTCCCTTCGTCTTCGACTACATCGTAAGATCTTTTATC
The DNA window shown above is from Anopheles funestus chromosome 3RL, idAnoFuneDA-416_04, whole genome shotgun sequence and carries:
- the LOC125769886 gene encoding sodium channel protein para isoform X36, which gives rise to MTEDSDSISEEERSLFRPFTRESLQAIEARIADEEAKQRELERKRAEGESDFGRKKKKKEIRYDDEDEDEGPQPDPTLEQGVPVPVRMQGNFPPELASTPLEDIDGFYSNQRTFVVVSKGKDIFRFSATNALYVLDPFNPIRRVAIYILVHPLFSLFIITTILVNCILMIMPTTPTVESTEVIFTGIYTFESAVKVMARGFILQPFTYLRDAWNWLDFVVIALAYVTMGIDLGNLAALRTFRVLRALKTVAIVPGLKTIVGAVIESVKNLRDVIILTMFSLSVFALMGLQIYMGVLTQKCIKEFPMDGSWGNLTHENWELFNSNETNWFYSISGDIPLCGNSSGAGQCDEGYICLQGYGINPNYGYTSFDTFGWAFLSAFRLMTQDYWENLYQLVLRSAGPWHMLFFIVIIFLGSFYLVNLILAIVAMSYDELQKKAEEEEAAEEEALREAEEAAAAKAAKLEAQQAAAAAAANPEIAKSPSDFSCHSYELFVGQEKGNDDNNKEKMSIRSEGLESVSEITRTTAPTATAAGTAKARKVSAASLSLPGSPFNLRRGSRGSHQFTIRNGRGRFVGVPGSDRKPLVLSTYLDAQEHLPYADDSNAVTPMSEENGSRHSSYTSHQSRISYTSHGDLLGGMTKESRLRNRSARNTNHSIVPPPNATNLSYADTNHKGQRDFDMTQDCTDDAGKIKHNDNPFIEPAQTQTVVDMKDVMVLNDIIEQAAGRHSRASDHGVSVYYFPTEDDDEDGPTFKDKAIEFLMKMIDIFCVWDCCWVWLKFQEGVAFIVFDPFVELFITLCIVVNTLFMALDHHDMDPDMEKALKSGNYFFTATFAIEATMKLIAMSPKYYFQEGWNIFDFIIVALSLLELGLEGVQGLSVLRSFRLLRVFKLAKSWPTLNLLISIMGRTMGALGNLTFVLCIIIFIFAVMGMQLFGKNYVDNVHLFPDQDLPRWNFTDFMHSFMIVFRVLCGEWIESMWDCMLVGDVSCIPFFLATVVIGNLVVLNLFLALLLSNFGSSSLSAPTADNETNKIAEAFNRISRFSNWIKANIANALKFVKNKLTSQIASVQPTEHGENELELTPDDILADGLLKKGIKEHNQLEVAIGDGMEFTIHGDLKNKAKKNKQIMNNSKDDDTASIKSYGSHKNRPFKDESHKGSAETMEGEEKRDASKEDLGIDEELDDEGEGEEGPLDGELIIHAEEDEVIEDSPADCCPDNCYKKFPVLAGDDDAPFWQGWANLRLKTFQLIENKYFETAVITMILLSSLALALEDVHLPQRPILQDILYYMDRIFTVIFFLEMLIKWLALGFKVYFTNAWCWLDFIIVMVSLINFVASLCGAGGIQAFKTMRTLRALRPLRAMSRMQGMRVVVNALVQAIPSIFNVLLVCLIFWLIFAIMGVQLFAGKYFKCVDKNKTTLPHEIIPDVNACKAENYTWENSPMNFDHVGKAYLCLFQVATFKGWIQIMNDAIDSRDVGKQPIRETNIYMYLYFVFFIIFGSFFTLNLFIGVIIDNFNEQKKKAGGSLEMFMTEDQKKYYNAMKKMGSKKPLKAIPRPRWRPQAIVFEIVTNKKFDMIIMLFIGFNMLTMTLDHYKQSETFSAVLDYLNMIFICIFSSECLMKIFALRYHYFIEPWNLFDFVVVILSILGLVLSDLIEKYFVSPTLLRVVRVAKVGRVLRLVKGAKGIRTLLFALAMSLPALFNICLLLFLVMFIFAIFGMSFFMHVKDKSGLDDVYNFKTFGQSMILLFQMSTSAGWDGVLDGIINEEDCLPPDNDKGYPGNCGSSTIGITYLLAYLVISFLIVINMYIAVILENYSQATEDVQEGLTDDDYDMYYEIWQQFDPDGTQYVRYDQLSDFLDVLEPPLQIHKPNRYKIISMDIPICRGDMMFCVDILDALTKDFFARKGNPIEETAELGEVQQRPDEVGYEPVSSTLWRQREEYCARLIQHAWKRYKQRHGGGTDGSTGDDLEIDACDNGNDGGNGNDNDGSGGAAIGSGDNGSQIAGGSIGGGVGTPGSGKSKGILGGSQANIGVVDHSLSSKESPDSNGDPQGRQTAVLVESDGFVTKNGHRVVIHSRSPSITSRTADV